The genomic region acatctcaAATATGACAAGAGGTGATGTTATGACCTTCCAGTGCTCCACACTGACAGATGCAAAGTCAGCGTTTGATTCCTGTCCCAACTTTCGTCTTCCATACAGGCATCACTGACTCTCAAAAGATGCTGAAGAAGGGATCATTATATGtctgtttcttaaaagcaaTTATTCCAGGCAGTCCCTATAATTAGCACTACTGAATGCAATGCACAGACTGCCTAGTTTTTCCTCAGGGTGTCATAAAAGATTTTGAAAGGGAAACTAAAGagcacaaagcaggaaaaaggaatCCTTGGAACTCCAGGAAAAGTGGCAAGAAAGAAGCAATAGCATGTTCATAAGATCAGTAGTTTTTAAGTTCATATATTTGCAAGAATAAACTATAATAAGCAAACTCACCCGAATACAACTGAAACAGCACAGCTTGGAGCAATGAGGACACAGACGTGCATCACGCAATTTCTCCATACAAATAAAACATCGGAATACTTCAGCAATGCTCTGCAAAGGGTAGATTATCGCTATTGTTAAGCCACACACTTGAAACATATCAgagttgcatttattttccaggcAGAGTGCCAGGTTTCATAAATGCAGTCCCATTCCAAACAGCAACTGAGAGCGCACCTCAGAGCCAGATGCTAAGTCAAACACCATGGCTCCCCTCCCCACTTTCTCCTACACTACACCAGCTCTTAGCACCCATTTTATAACACTATTCTTCTTCTTCAAGGAATCGTTTGTCCAGCTTATCTTTTTCCAAGTGGGCCTTTCTGTAGCCAAGATATTATTCCTGCTTGTGTTCACACGGGATTGAACAGTTGCCAGAAGAAACTGTGCTGCACCTGCAGATTCTGAACCCATGAGTTACAATGTACTGGCACTAACTAATTCAAAAGCATGGTAAGTGCATGTATGTATTATACAGAATGCTAACGAGAGGGGTTGAATTGGACGGTGCGTTTTTTTGACTTTTATAAGACCTGCGTTCTTTTAAGGTCTACCATTAGCACTAGCACCACAATTTCTACACCCCCTCACACCCCACCTTATTAACCTTGGGCaacaaaaatacactttaaCATATGTTTTTACTATACCCATTTGAAGAGAGCAGCATTTTGTTCTACAATACAACCACCTCATCCCTCTCCATTCTCAAAATGagaaaggtattttcaaatgcCAAGCtatgtttgctttctgtatcAACAGATTTTTCACTGATAAAGAAGTTTTACATTCTGTATTGTACAGGAGTTAGATCCCTTCTGGCTTTAACTATGGAACATTGAAAGATTCTTCAGATGGGCTATTTTTTTCCCCGCACAGCTGAAACTATAAATCAGCACAAAAGCGAGGCATTCTCTTCAGTTTACACCACAATATGTCCCATACATTAGTGTCTTCTTTAATGGCTGCAAACCATTAAAACGCAATACACGGGTTTACGGGAAGTTATCACACAAGGTCTTTTAAATTCTTCTCCTATTTGGCTGCCTTTAATACGGGCCACAGCAGCAACGCATGCAAGCTGCCCAGATTACAGACAGACACCAGTGAGTATTGCGCCTTCACGCACGCCAAGACAGGTTCTGTCAGCGCCAGGTCTCCATCCACCTCCGATGCTCCTCCAGTTCATTTTTCTAACCCTGACTATGTAAAATAACGGCGTGTCACCTAGAAATACCACCTCTTTACATCCTGCTTCCTTTCTACCCAGCTCCTCAGCGCACAGACGAGCCAAGCTCCCTCCTATGCGCATCCCTGCCCACCGCAGAGCTGCCATCTGTTTTCCGCCTCCCGGGCCGCCCGTAGCTCGGTACCGCTTGGCCTCCCTCCCCTCACACAAGGGAGGGGGACCCCGTCGAGGGCTCCGCGGCCCCGGCGCCACCCGCCAAGACCCGTAAATAGGTCAGGACGCCCTGCCCCACCACTCCCGCCGGAGAGGCCCGGCCCCACCGCTCTCCATCCCCCGCCGAGGAGAAGGTGCGGCCGCCCCGCCTGCTCCCTCCGCCACGGCCTGAGGGACGGGCCCCCCCGGGGGAGGCAGCGCTCCCCCCACACAGCCCTTCCCGCCTCCCTGAGGGAGCGCGAGCGCAGCCGCGCCAACCGCCGCCCAAGCTGCTCACCTCCACGCTCTGCTCGtccatggcggcggcggcggcgggggggggggcggaagGCTCTCCCCGGTCCCTCTCCCTACCGCACAAGCCCCGGGGTGAAGAGCGTAAGGCGCGGGGCGGAGAAAAGGTTTAAGAGCCGCCGGGCAGAGGCTGCGCCCCGACCCCGGCCATATTcgcggggagcggggcagctccTCCCTCCGCCAACCCGCCCTGCGGCCGCTGAGGGGAGGCGGCGCTTAACCGCCGCACCCGTACTGCGCAGGCGCGGTGCCAgccggccccgcccgcccgcccgccgccgccgtcaCGGGGCGTGGCGGCAGCTCCCTGTCAGCGGCGGCCGGACCGGAgcccgcggggcgggcgggagctcccgccgcggcccggTCGCTGCTCGGGGGATCCGCCGTCCCTCAGCTGCGGCTCTGAGGGAAGGTTGGGGGAGCTGGAGGGTCACGGCGGGCAGCGGCGCTCCCGGCTGGGAAAGCGGGAGAGGGGTGGTGGTTGAGGAACCTCCGGCCGCGGGCAGGTggggtcagcagcagcagtaccGCAGCGCTTGAAAGGAGATTTAAGGCGAGAGGACGGCGTTGCTTTCTCGGAGGAatttgcaggcaaaaaaaaaagctctgccCTCGGTTAGTCGGTGCTGGCGACAGTGTTTCAGGAGTAGGCAGCGCTAAACAAAATCTAGCTGCAGGGATGGATTTTCCACGCCTGGCACGGCTTCAGAAACAAAGGTAACGCTCCCCAGGGCTGCGGCCGCAGTTAAATTACGGGCAGCACAATCTTGGCTGCAGTCGTTTACCCACTAACAGGTATCTTTAATTGATTTAGCCAGATTTcactaataaattaaatatttaatgctgtTGAAGGGAGCGAGAGTAAGGATCGAGTCCTGCGCTGAAAATGGATCAATACAATTAAGTCTAAATGCTTCCATATTAAATCAGCGTGTGAAGCGATAGCAACCTTGTAGGTAAAAGGGCACACTCAGCAGCAGACGTTGTAAAATCAAGTTATCCCTGTtgtttcctccccttccttcttcaatACACAACCTGTTCCCCTTACCAACAAACTCAAAATAGACCAACCAGTTCATTGATGAGTTCAGAAATCAGCCTTTCCCTTCTGAACGGCACTAATCtaaatttctctccttttgacAGCcatcatttttcacaaaaaactATAGGAACTTAGTAAACTTCAGGTATCTTACTCTCTCAAATTAGGCTGAAGTAAACctaaaaacattaaacataagaaaaaaaaatcccttttttactgtgagggtggtcaaagGCTGCAACAGAGGTCGTAAACTCTCTGTCCTTGGAGTTGTTTCAGGACACTGCCCTcagcaacctgctgtagttggccctgctctgagcagggggttAGACTGGACAgtctcctgaggtcccttccaacttcagcTATTCTGCGAGTCTGCAATTTTGCTGGACTGTAAAAACAAGACAGTTCacatcaaaggaaaattaaaaaggtCAGGGACCAGGTTCAGGGGTTAGGGCAGGGCTCAGGGTCAGGAGTCACGTAAACAAAAGCGTAATAAATCTATGGCCTCATCTCCTTAGCTTTCATCATTTATTCAGGAATGTAAGTACAATTAAGTGGCTTGGGTTATTTGTCTTAAAAACCCACTCAGGAATGTAAGCAAGAACATGGAGGTGTCACATGGCTAACAATACTCTTCAAAAATTCATTGACGATAGCCCCATAAATATCCAAGATAAAATACCAACCTCAATGTTTTTTAACTCTCCAATTTTAAGTACTGTAAATAGAATTCGTATACAGAAACATTAACAGCTTTCCGACAGTGGACTTACAGCTCCTAGACACCAGAGAAATACTTGCTTGTTAATAATCCAGGAGCTATGACCAAGATGCTTGTGTGCCAAATGTGAATGGCCTGAGCTTACATTTACACAACTAATTTAACATTTCCTTGTTTGTCAAGTTCCACAATAGCAAGTTCTTTCAAGATTCGTATTCTTGAGTCAGTGGCTTTCATGTTCATCTTGTTCATCTGCGAAACACTCAATGCTGCTCTGTAAGACAAAAGCAAACTATTTAGCAAAACAGAGTATCAAACATCGGGTCTGGCAGAAAAAGGCTAAAAAGCGCGTACTGTTTAATGAATGATTTTTGCAAGTCCTCTGCAATTCTCATTCAGATATTGTCATCAACTTTTCTGCGCTACTTCAAATTGAGAACAGTCATTTGCTAATCCAACCTTAGGGTTAAAGAGACAGAATTCCTGAGTTAAAAACTTCCTCATTTTTAACATCAGCCTGCAAGAAATCTGCAGCTCACAGCCCAGACAGGGCTCAGGGctcagggaggcagcaggagctggtgtGGGGAGGGCAGGGTTCAGGAGTCACGGTTCAGCATTAgggctttgcttttccagtctGGATGCAGATTCCAAAAGCTAAAAGGGTTTGGCGGTCTGACTGTGTCAGCAAAACTTCCCTGAATAGACCCAGTTTTGGACATCTGTACAGTGAAACCAAAGTGGAAAAAGAACCTGACGTGCAGTTTTGAAAACGATCAAATCATACAAGCCATTTTTACACAAATTAATTTAGGGGGTTTTGTATGATGGCCTAACACTTTGGGGTGTGTACCTAACCAAGAAGAGTGTAGGGGAGTAAAATCAAATTATGAAGTTGTAATATAGCAGCAAATGGTTAACTagctgtttttgttttatttgaaaaggctGAATTTCTTTACAGCTTACAAAATCCTTACTAATGAATGGCTTTAAGTCTTACCTGTTCTTATTTACAATGAAGTGGTTAAATAACTCCTTGTACAAATTGTTCAGGTCTGCTAGTTTAACAGTACTTCTGATAGTCCTTGGTACAGTCATAAGTGTTTCCTCAGTCAATGGTTTGAATTGCGATTCTAAAAAATTGAAATAGAAGATacttgtttcttcagaaattagGCCAAAGCTAGGAAGTACTTTCACTACTCTTTAAGAAACCCCCTAAATGGGtctaaagaaaagattttctagcaggaggaaggagagacGGAAAATACTCCTTCCAAACTATCATCATATCTACAGACCCAgtgaaaaatcatttaatttGAGATGTGATGGGGATTAATAAATTTGGTTTGTCAGTGactagtttttttctttttttttttgttaaagaactAGGAAAATTCCTTTCTATAAGTAGGGATAAATGGATTAAACAAGAGCTATTTCTATGGTAAGACTAGTACCTCGTTTCTTCCAGACCATAAACACAACACCACCCACTTCAATACcatcaaaagcaagaaaaactccCAGAGACATGGGAACTATATGTGGAATATAACTAAGGGCTCGCTTGCTTTTATTAAAGTCTAAATTCTTCACTTCACATAAAAGCAGTAGTTCATAATGCTTGAGAGTGAAAACAGTGAATTTGCTGTGCATCATAGGCTCtatgttctttaaataaaagagctcAGAAACCATACCTAGGTCTAAGCCTATTCCTACTACTATGAGATTTGTCCCTATTGTACTAGGGGTAAACCAGGCCTTATTTGTCAGCTGAAGTTATTTACAGTATCTGCCTTTTTCAGAAAGTAAGACAGTTTAATGCATTACTCCCTGAATTCTAGATAGTAACTTGATATGTTTAAATAGCACAGGCCTATTAGAGTTCAATATTAGAGATGGAAGTCTTGAGAGATTGATACTATTCACAAAGCTTACTTACTGGGGCCGAGTGTGAGGGGGAGAAGATcagtcaagggaaaaaaagaaaacatcaggaaaatttttctttcagtacttaCCTTCAGATGAGCCAGAGGCTGGAGATCCGGAATGGCTAGGTGGCTAAAAATAAACGAGAGAGAATGTCAGGATTTGCTggaattttatttagaaattattttttacaatttcatttctgcattAGTAATTACATTTTACTGTTGGATAACCAAGGATCTTGCagccactgaagtcaacagcaaaATCTTAGGCATTAAACGAATCCTGGCTTCAAATAAATATAAGTTTAAAATGGATACAGAAAGATTTCTATGCAAGTCAGATAAGCcttttcagctttctccttttcattccCATCTGGTTGTGGCTGAAAGCACTGTAcatgcagcaaaggaaaaagatggcTTTCCTATTTTCAGGCAACCTTCAGAGGCTGACAGTTCTGACAAGCTGAAGGTAGCTATATCTGACTCTCCTCAGCCAGAAATACAGCACTGACGAAAAAATCCCAGGGCCTTTGTGACATCTTTCcattctttctgcctttcagagAACATCTTCGAAACACGCTCAATGACAACATAGGGACTGATACCAATTAAACTGGCCTCAGTAGCTGTAGGATATAGCTACATTTCGCATTGGGCCTGGATTATGCCAGCTGTATGTGACGTGCTTTAGAACTAAATAATGGGAAGACAGAAATTGAGAGCATTTATCAAGGTAGGAGAAGATATTTGCAAACAAAGAGTGAATGAAGCTGCAAGATACTGGATGGCTTTCATGCAAACCAACCGTGGCAATAAAGGGACAGAAAGCGAGGCATCCTTTGACAGCAGAGTAGTGGGCAGTGGGAAGACACGTAAAAGAAGATAAGGTCAATAAGATAATTATACTCTATTAACcttctttaatattttgcttttaatatgcGGCCCAGACCAATTTAGCTATGGGAGAATATCTGACTTTTTAACAAGTATTAGTTTAGATCTATGTTACTCATATTCCAAAATTCATTGAATATTttacaggaaattaaatttctccCCATTTTGATATACATTCGTTTGAATCAATTACATTCTTCACTCCCACCCAAAGGCTTCTTATATAACACGTTAACAGAACAATAGGATTGACAAGAGCAACCAACTGCAtctatgaaaagaaacagagacttatcccaattaaaaaataaggggAACAAAGTCTTCCATCAAAgcaaatttttcctttgtggaCAATTTCATCGGAACAAATCATATACTTAATCAGGatgcaataaaaaagaaaagatttgttaGAGACTTTAGtcccatttctgaaaaattccatTCATTTGAGAGGTATTAAGTCACAAAAACAGCCCTTCTGACTTCAGCTGAGCTATACTCAGGACTAATGGCTTTTGGAATACTGACACTCTGTGGCCTAATTACCTCTTCCACGAGCGATCCCATTTCTTTAACAGTTTGGCAGGTtaactgctgtgctgcagtctgTTCTTCTCCTGACAGAGGTAAGcgctaggaaaaaaaacaaacacagagaaCTCTGATACTTTCAGTTCCTAGGGTGATGATATTTACAGAAGAACTCAGTGTTTGTGTAGCCCTTTTCTCATGGAAACTAATAGTAGGCTCCTACTTTCCTtcaagtgaaagcaaatttacaagcaaagtatttctgaaaaatccaaCCATAATATTCCTTTAGCATCAATACTATAAATGATTgaacagaaagaagataaattatttgACAGAAGAAGTATTTCACTTAAAGACTTACATTTCTCAGTAACAGTTTAATCCATCTTTGGTTTAGGAAATATACAAAGTACAAGAAAATCTTTATCTAAAAAGTCTAAATATAACTCAAGAGACAAGAGTCTTCCACTTTAACAAAATCcaaatatgaaattattcttGGCGGCATATCCTTGGAACatagggagagaaaatattttttcctttctgtgacaTATAACCACTAGTCTTTTAAATCATTATACAGTATATTTTATCCTTAAAGACTTACCAGTAACTTGTCTAGAGCTGTTGACAGATTAAACACAATCTTGGGGCACTGTCATTAGAACATTAATGTGAGAGCTGAGATCTGGGAATATGTTTTAGTCACACCAGTTCTGTCTTTACCACTAGACTATCAATTAGCTTTTTTTACCTAAATCACCTGATTTGTAAAGGGACAAAATTAATGCTCTCACAACCTCTTCAAAACTGTAATGAAGCAGTGTCTGAAGACCACTTACAAAAATGTGTTGTTTGTtgtacagggtttttttgatagATAGATAGGCATTATCATACTGAGAAAAACTTAACAACTTTGCACTAATAACAATTCCACCGCATATATTACAATGCATTGGTTTTAACTGACTCAATTCAGacagtgaaaatacatttgccgtttaaaagattttttgccttttaatattgattttgctttctaatttctttaaggtggctacttttaaaaaaagtcagtataGAAGTGGGACACAGCTGTGCAGAGAGGCATCAATTTCTATGAAACTATTCAAACGTGTCACACTATTGACGCTATTATGGTATTACTTCCAACTCCAAAACTGAATACCACTAGCTTAACTGTTGAGTAATGAATCAGGCTTTTGATTTACAAAAAGAGCTCCAATCTTGCAAACATTTCTTCCGGTAAATGGTCTTCTTATCTTCTAAGAGTCCTCTAAGAGTCTGCACGTATAACAGTTTCCAATGGAACTACTCACATCTACGTAAAGCTTACACAAATATGTGTTCATTTACAGGAGTGAGACtcaagtaattaaaatgaaaatactacCTCAAGATCAGTATGTTGCTGTACTGCCTGAATCATCTTCATTGTGTTCTCTAGAGCAGCACGGATGCCCTTCATGGATTCTCTCTGCTCTATGGAAACTTTTTCCAGCTGCATACATAACGTTTTATACCGAGATTTCACCACTGAGAGTTCTTCCAGAACAGCGACTGGATTTTCCTATGTAGAAATTAAAAGTATGTTTAAACt from Aquila chrysaetos chrysaetos chromosome 10, bAquChr1.4, whole genome shotgun sequence harbors:
- the SKA2 gene encoding spindle and kinetochore-associated protein 2 isoform X3; this encodes METAVTRLETMENPVAVLEELSVVKSRYKTLCMQLEKVSIEQRESMKGIRAALENTMKMIQAVQQHTDLERLPLSGEEQTAAQQLTCQTVKEMGSLVEEPPSHSGSPASGSSEESQFKPLTEETLMTVPRTIRSTVKLADLNNLYKELFNHFIVNKNRAALSVSQMNKMNMKATDSRIRILKELAIVELDKQGNVKLVV
- the SKA2 gene encoding spindle and kinetochore-associated protein 2 isoform X1, which produces METAVTRLETMFQKAESDLDYIQHRLEFEIMKSLPDNPAAEENPVAVLEELSVVKSRYKTLCMQLEKVSIEQRESMKGIRAALENTMKMIQAVQQHTDLERLPLSGEEQTAAQQLTCQTVKEMGSLVEEPPSHSGSPASGSSEESQFKPLTEETLMTVPRTIRSTVKLADLNNLYKELFNHFIVNKNRAALSVSQMNKMNMKATDSRIRILKELAIVELDKQGNVKLVV
- the SKA2 gene encoding spindle and kinetochore-associated protein 2 isoform X2 produces the protein MKKFQKAESDLDYIQHRLEFEIMKSLPDNPAAEENPVAVLEELSVVKSRYKTLCMQLEKVSIEQRESMKGIRAALENTMKMIQAVQQHTDLERLPLSGEEQTAAQQLTCQTVKEMGSLVEEPPSHSGSPASGSSEESQFKPLTEETLMTVPRTIRSTVKLADLNNLYKELFNHFIVNKNRAALSVSQMNKMNMKATDSRIRILKELAIVELDKQGNVKLVV